The Acidobacteriota bacterium DNA window ACGGCCCAGAGCACCGGTGGGACGACGAAGTAACGGTCGAGCCAGCGAATCTCGGGGAATTTTCCGAAGTCACGCACGACGGGATTGGTCGCCCCGACCTTGTCGTGCCGGACGTCGTTCAGGAACCAGCCGATGTGGGCGTAGTAGAAGCCGCTGACGTAGGGGCTGTGCGGGTCGCCCTCGCGGTCGGCGTACTTGTGGTGCGTGATGTGGTGCCCGGCCCACCAGAGCGGCCCCTTCTGCATGGCCGCCGTGCCGATGAACGCCCAGAGGAACTGCGTCACCCGGCCCATCTTGAACGCCCGGTGCGCGAAGTACCGATGGAAGGTCAGCGTCAGGCCGATGGCACGGACGAAATGGGCGACGGCCCAGAGCGCGACCAGCCCCCACGAGAAGGGCACGAAGAAGACCGAAACCGCTGAGACCTGGACGAGCCAGAAGGCGACGACCGTGAGCGTGGAGAGGCTCATCTCCGCGAACTCAGCCTTCTTCCTCGTATTCTTCTTCTTCGAGCGGGCCGAGGCGTGTCGACGGACGCAGCGCCTCGCGGTAGTCGTAGAGCGGCAGGTCGCGAACGTGGTGCGCGGCGAGACACCCGGAGGATTTCTCGTCGAGGACGATGGTCACCGCACGACCGCCGACGCCCTCGCGGAACGAGATGCGGCAGCCGCACGCCAACCGAGCCGTAGTGAATCCCTTCAACATTCGCGCGGCGACCTCCACCCTCCGGGTCCGTTGGCCCGCACGACACCCGTGCGTGCGGCCAGACATCCGATCATACTACGGAACGGGCACCCGCGACCGAGGGCGAGCCCCTCACAGCAGTCGCTGGATCTCCTTCTCGAACTGCTCCTTGGTGGTGAAGCCGATGTGCTTGCGGCAGACGATGCCGTCGCGATTGATCATGAACGTGACCGGGATCCCCCACACGGGGCCAAACGCGTTCTGGACGTCGTCGCGTCCGGCGCCGACGAGGACCGGGTAGTTGATCTTGTATTGCTCGGCGAACGGCCGCAGCTTGTCGACCGGGTCATCGACCGACAGTCCGAGGAACACCACGCCCTCGTCGCGGTACTCGTCCTGCAGCTCGACGAAGAATGGGATCTCGACCTTGCAGGGCCCACACCACGTGGCCCAGAAATTCAGCAGGACGACCTTGCCCTTGTAGGCCGCGAGGTTCACGTCCTCCCCGTGCATGTCCTTGATCACGAAGTCGAGGTTGGCCGGCTTGGCGTTCTGATCGCAGCCGTCGACCGACGCCGCCGCATCGTAGTTACGGCCGCCGCAACCGGGCATGAACGGCAGTGTGGCGAGCGCCAGGCCGAGCGAGGCCGCAGCCGCGAACATCCAACGACGTGTCATCGAGTGAGCTCCAGTCTGCCGGGCCCGGGCCCGTCCCGGTTCGCGGCGACGCAGGCCGGGCGCGCTCATCGTGCCCGGGCAGCCAGGTAGGCGGCGAGGGCGCGCGAATCGGCCGACGGCTCCTCGACCACGAGCGCGTAGGTCCGATCCTGGCCCTGCCACACGATCGTCTCGTGTCCCATTATCTCAAGAACCGGCACGCTCGGCCGCGAGCGTGGCAGGATGAAGAGCGACACGTGGCGCCCCTCGTGCCGGTAGAGGACGTGGGCCATGGTGCCGCCGTCGAACAGGCACTGCCTCAGACCCACGAGGTCGAGGTGCTGCTCGGCGGCACTGGCGGGAATGTCCACGGCCCAGCCGTGCTCGGCCTCCCAGTGCGCCGCGAGGCCGGCCGGGTCGGCGGGACCGTGGGACCGGTCGAGCAGGAGACACTTGACGTGGTCGAGCGTGAGCTGCGCGGCAAGCAGCGTGCCTTGCGGGGCGAGGGCCCCGACGGCGACCACCGAGAGCACCGCGAGCAGCAGTGCCGCCGCGGCCGACAACGGCACGAAGCGCCAGAGAGGCCGCCGGGGACGGAACGGGACCACCCAGGTCGAGGCAGCCGGCACGATCCTCGCACGAAGTCCTGCGGGGGCCGAGGCTCGCAGGGCCGGAGCGTGACGACGCAGCAGCGTGCGCGCCGCCTGCTCGACGCCGACGGCGGCCGCGCATCGCTGGCAGGCCTCGACGTGCGCCTCGACGGCCTTGGCCTCGACCGGTTCGAGGACGCCGTCGACCCATGCGGTGAGCCGTGGCTCGAAATCCTGGCAAATGCCCATGACGACCTGCCCGCCCGGGCGTCACCCTTCATGACGACCGGCGCAGCTCCTGCAACAAGAGACGCCTGCCACGAGACAGGCGTGACATGACCGTGCCGAGCGGGATGCCGAGCATCTCGGCAATCTCCGCGTACGAGAACTCCTCCACGTCGCGCAGCCAGAGGGTTTGACGATACTGCTCGGGCAACCGATCCAACGCGTCGCGCACGTCAGCGGCCCGCGCCTCTCGAAGCAGCGCGTCCTCCGGCGTCGTCCCCAGGCCGACGGTGACCGCCGCGCGGTCGACCACGTCGCTGTCGACATCGACCGGGTCACGGCCCGCGCCGCGGCGAACGTTGCGGAAGGTGTTGTGCAGGATCGTGAACAGCCACGCCCGGAGGTTCGTGCCTGTTTCGAATCGCCCGGCGAAGCGCCAGGCTTTCACGAACGTCTCCTGCACGAGATCTTCGGCGCTCGCCGGATCGCGCGTGAGCCGCAGCGCCGTGCCGTACAGGCTGTCGAGGTGCGCCAGCGCCTCCGCTTCGAAGCCCGCGGTCGGGCCCGGCGCGGGCTCGCTCGACTCGTCCACGCGTCGTGCAGCCATCGCTCAGGCGCTCGACGTGCCGGCCCTCTGTGCACAACACCGGCGACCGGCAGAATATTCCCGCGAGGTCCAGCGGCCGGCGTCGGGAAGCCGGAGCGGCGTCCTCAGAAAAGGAACGGGCATCCCCGTGAGGGGACAGTCGACCGCACGCGGGGCCCAACGGCGATGACTCGACCGCGATTTCCGGGCCGATCCGCCAGCGCGCTCACGGCACACGTCTTGCTGACTTTCGAGTGTTTTCGCGAAACCCCGGCGTTGCGGCATCAGTCTCAGCTACAGTAACATGGCTCCACTTTCAGGGGCTGCATCAGCGACTGGTTTCGACCGACCCAATCGAGGTGTTCGTCATGCACACGGGGACCCGGCGCGTGTCTCTCGCCGCAGGGCTTGCCCTTCTCGTCACCTTCATCGCCGGTGACGTGCTGGCCCAGAACCGGTACATCCCGTACTACGGGAAGAACCGCGTCAAGTACGACAATTTCCAGTGGTACATCTACACCACGGACCACTTCGAGATTTACTACTACCCCGAGCTCGAGCAGCATCTCGAGCGGATCGCGGGCTACGCCGAGAGCGCCTACCAGCAGATCAGCTCCGACCTGAAGCACGACCTCGCCGAGAAGGTGCCGCTCATCCTGTTCAAGACGCAGTCGGAGTTCCAGCAGCAGAACGTCATCCCGGGGGAGATCCCCGAGGGCGTGGCCGCGTTCGCCGAGCCGTACCGCGACCGGATGGTCCTGCCGATCGACGAGCCGCCCGACATGCTCTACCGGCTGATCGTCCACGAGCTCACGCACATCTTCGAGTTCGACATCATCCCGCGCTCGCTCATCCGGCGGAACGTGCCGCTCTGGGTCGATGAGGGGCTGGCCGACTACCTGGCTGGCGTCTGGCGGCCGCTCGACCTGATGACCGTGCGCGACGCGGCCGTGGCGGACATCCTGCCGAAGATGAGCGAGATGGAGGGCTATGGCAACTTCAACAACCCACGTCTCGTGTACAACCTGGGGCACGCGGCCTTCGAGTTCATCGAGTCGCGGTGGGGCAAGGAGGGCATCCGGCAGTTCCTCTTCTCGCTCCGCAAGAGCGTCATCGGCGGGGGTGAGAACGCCTATGAAGAGGCATTTCGCGTCACCGCCGACGAGTTCGACGACCTGTTCGAGAAGTATCTGAAGGACCGGTTCAAGCCGTTTCGCGACAAGGAGCGTCCGGCCGACTACGGGCGCGATCTCGCCCCGCGCCCGGGGCGGACGAAGTTCACGAGCGTGCTCACGATCGAACCGTCGCCGTCGGGCGACCTGATTGCGGCCGTGGCTGGCAACCGCCGCGACTACGAGCTCGACATCATCCTCATCTCGACCAAGGACGGCCAGATCATCCGGAACCTGACGCCAGGGTTCGACCAGAACTCCGGCTACGAGTACATCACCGTGCCGGGCGCGCGGTGGAACACCGTGCCGTGGATGTCGTGGTCGCCGGCCGGCGACCGCCTCGCGTATTTCGTGCGGACCGGCAAGTACCGCACCCTGATCCTGCAGAACGTGGTCAATCGGCGTATCGAGGAGCGTTTCCAGATCACGGCCGTCGACGTGCCCGAGTCGCCCGACATCTCGCCCGACGGGCGGTTTGTCGCCTTCTCGGGCCTGCAGAACGCCATCGGCGACATCTGGCTGCTCGATCTGCAGACGGGGAACCTGCGCAACCTGACGAACGACGAGTTCGCCGACTACGCCCCGACGTTCGCGCCCGATGGCAAGTCGATCGTCTACCTGTCGCGCATCAGCGGCAACGACAAGCTGTTCCGGCTCGAACTCGAGACCGGGCAGAAGACCCAGCTCACCTTCGGCACCCACGACGATGCGGCGGCCCAGTTCATCGACGAGCACACGCTCGTGTTCTCGTCGACGGCGACCGATCCGACCAAGCCGATCGAGCCGGAGGTCGCGCGCAACGGCAATATCTACAACCTGTGGACGTTGAACCTGCGCAACGGCGAGTTGCGGCAGTACACCGACACGCTCACCGGCAACCTGTCGCCGGTGATGCTGCGCGAGGGCGACGAGCGGAAGATCTCGTTTGTGACCTACTTCAAGGGCGAATACGGGCTCCACTCGATCGTGCCGAAGGAGCCCGTCGCGACGGCCGAGACCGCCGACTTCGGCGAGCCCGGCCCGGTCATCGACTTCCAGGCGCCGCTGTCGCACACGGTCATCGGCGCGAACCAGCGCAGGAAAGGGGCTTTCGAGAAGCTGTTCCTCGAGGGCCGACCGCCCGTGGCCGTGGGCGTCACGAGCGGGGGCGACGTCTTCGGGGGGACGCAGCTGACGTTCACCGACGTGCTCGGCGATCGCCAGTTCAACTTCTATGCGGCCTCCGTGTCCCAGTACCGCACCCTCGCCGGCTCGTATCTGGACCTGGCGGGGCGGTTCCAGTACGCCCTCCAGGGCTTCTCGCAGACCGAGTTCTTCTTCGGCCTGCAGCCCGGCACACTGGTCGGCCCGGGGTTCGGCTTCCTCGACCGCGACCAGGCGATCGCCACGAGGCGCCAGCTCGGGGCGACGGCCTACGGCATCTACCCGTTCGATAGGTACAGACGGGTCGAGGTCTTCGGCGGCGTCACCAACTACAAGGAAGAGTTCGAGGATCCGCTGCTCGAGTTCCTCGCCAACGACTTCCAGGAGCGGAACTTCGGCACGCGGATCTTCCGCAGCGGCACGAGCGTGCCGATTGGGGTGGCGTTCGTCCAGGAAACGACGATCTTCCGCGAATTCGGCCCGCTGTCGGGCAACACGATGCGCCTCTCGTATCAGGTGGCGCCGAAGATCGGCGACTCGCTCTCGCAGCAGACGGCCCAGGCCGACCTTCGCTACTACCTGCGTCTCGGTGGGACGGGCCTGTTGGCCCTGCGGGGCGTGGCCTACAAGAGCTGGGGCGACTTCCCCAGCTTCTACTTCTTCGGCGGCAACAACGAGCTGCGCGGCTACCAGTACCTCGAGTTCGTCGGCAACGAAGCCTTCCATGCCAACGCCGAGCTGCGCTTTCCGCTCATCCAGGCCATGGCGACACCCATCGGCGTGCTCGGTGGCGTGCGCGGACAGTTCTTCTTCAACATCGGTGGGGCGCGGTTCTCCGGCCAGCCGTTTCAGGCGACGACGAGCGCCGACGAGATCTTCCGTCCCATCGTCGACTACCAGTTCAACCCGCTGCTCCAGACGTTCGAACCGGTGCTTGGAGATCCCCGACTCATCTCGGGCTTCCGCCTGAAGGACGCGCGGGCCTCGTACGGCATCGGCCTCCAGACCTTCGCGATCGGCTTCCCGATCAACTTCGACTGGTCGTGGCGCACGTTGTTCAACCGCGACTGGGAAGATGCGCTTTTCGCGTTCCAGGGCGGAAGCAGCTGGTTCCGCAAGGCCCGGTTCAATGTCTGGGTCGGCTACGACTTCTGAGGCTGTGAGCTATGACCTGTGAGCGTGCGCCCGAGACGACGGCTGTTGGCTCATGGCTCGCGGTTTCGGAGTGCACGGCTCACGGCTGAAGACTGAGAGGAGGCCAGCCGAAGCTCGCTGCGCTCGAGATCGATGTCGACGCGGTATCGGCTCAGGAAGCGGTGGCCCACGATGCCGCCGAGCTCGAATCCGAGCAGGGCGCTCGGCGCGTCGAGGTTCAGGACGACCACCGCGAAGTTGTCGAGGCGGACGCGGCCGAACGCGAGGTCGACGCCGGGCAGCAGGAACGCGTCGGGATCCCAGCCCGACGTGCCGTACACCTTCAGGGGAATGTGACGCGGCGGCCGCAGGTCGAGCGCCGAGGCGGTGGCGCGGCTCAGCGAGACGACCTCGCCGCCCGTGTCGACCACGAAGTGCGCGGGCGCGGCGCCGTTGATCTTGCCACGCACCAGCGTCAGCCGATGCTGCCAGAGCGGCAGCCTCAGCGCGGCCTCGTCGTCGGGGAGCCGACGGGCGACGGTCATCAGGCGGCGCTCGTAGTCGATGCGCATCGACAGGCCGAAGGCGAGCGGCGAGAAGCTCTCGGCCTCGCGCGTGGGCAGGTCGCGCAGCGGCGGGTTCTTGATGAGGACCGGCACGTTGGCCACTTCGAGCGTGCCGAACCGGAGGGCGTTGGCCCGGCCGACTTCCAGACCGCGCAGCCCGACCTGGCCGACACCGGCGCTCAGCATGTAGATGACCGGCGAGACGCCCCGCTGCCGGGCCACGGTGTTCGAGATCACGGTCATCTCGGCGCCGGTGTCGACGACGAAGTCCACGGGCCGTCCGCCGTTCACGCGCCCCTCGACGACGATCTTGTCGCGGACGATGCGGAAGGGGATGGTGTGGACCGCGTCTGGATCGCCGGCGACGGCCATCGGCTCGCGCCGGCCGAACGACTGGAGCAGCCGCACGCGCTGGCGCGTCCAGAGCGCGCGCTCGCCGCCGTCACGGTCGGGCAGCAGGTTGATGTAGTTGGTGAGCGCGGCGGCCGACTCGGCGAACCGGCGCTGACGTTCGAGCACGAACCCGAGGGTGTGGTGGAAGTCGCCCTGCCGCGGGTCGAGCGCGATGGCCGCCGCGGCCGCGTCGCGCGCCGCATCGAGGCGCCCCTGGGCGGCGTGCGCGCGCGCGAGGCCGTTGAGGGCCCGGGCCTCGCCCGGCGACACGGCGAGCGCGTCGCGATAGCTGGCCTCGGCCTCAGCGAACAGGGCACCGGCCCACAAGGCGTCGCCGCGCAGGGCCAGCAGGTCGGCTTGCGCGGGCGCCTCGGCGAGCAGCGCGTCGACGCGGGTCCGGGCGGCACGGAACTCGGCGCGGCGTAAGAGCGACGTCACGACGCCGGCTGCCGCACGGGCGCGCTGTTCGGCCGAGCTGACCTGCAGCGCGCGGGCGTAGGCCTCCTCGGCCTCCTCGTACCGCGACTCGGCGAACAACAGGTCGGCCAGTTGCAGGCGAACCTCGACCGCCTCGTCCGTCGTGGCCGGGCCGGCCGCGTGCAACGTGGCCGCGGCGAGCGCGACGGTCATCACCCTCGCCGCCCACGCCCTCATCGTCACATCCTGCCTCCCGGGCGGGCGCCACCGTGGGAACGGCAGCGCGCCAGCCGACTCCTCAGCGCTTGTAGGTCGTGATGGGCAGCCCGTCGTACATCTCGTCGATCCGCAGGATCTGCGTGGCCCGGCTGTAGCTGCCGAGCTCGTAGTCCTCGCTCATCACGAGCGCCTTGATCGGCTTGGTCGGGCAGACCTCTGAACAGAGGCCGCAGAAGCTGCACCGCGAGAGGTTGAAGTCGAAGTAGTCGAGGATCTTGATCTTCAACCCGGGCTCACGATGGCCGCCGAGCGCGATGAGGTCGTCAGGACAGGCCTTCGCGCACTGGTCGCACACGATGCAGGTCGGGTCGCCCGTCTCCGGATCCACCTGCAGACGCAGCACGCCGCGAAACCGCGGCGCGACCGGACGCCGCTCGGCCGGATACTGGAACGTGAACGCCGGCTTCGGCGTGTGCCGCAGCGTCAGCCAGAGGCCCTTGAAGAGGTCGATCAGCAGGAAGCTCTTGAGAAACTGCACCGCGTTCTGCACGCGTCACCCCCGGTCCTCGATGACGATGGGCTCGCTGCCGCCGAGGGGAATGAAGCGGGGCTTGCGGAGCACCGACGTCTCCTTGCGGATCTTGTCCTGCAGGCGCATCAGCCCGTAGAAGAGCGCCTCCGGCCGCGGCGGACACCCCGAGACGTACACGTCGACGGGCACGATCTTGTCGACTCCCTGCAGGACGCTGTACGTGGGAAACGGACCGCCGGCGTTCGAGCAGCTACCCATCGAGATCACCCACTTCGGCTCGGGCATCTGATCGTAGAGCCGCCTCAGGATCGGCGCCATCTTCTTCGTGACGGTGCCGGCGACGATCATCAGGTCGGCCTGGCGCGGCGAGGGCCGGAACACCTCGGCGCCGAAGCGCGAGATGTCGAAGCGCGGCCCGCCGGCCGCCATCATCTCGATGGCACAGCAGGCGAGGCCGAACGTCATCGGCCACAACGACGACTCACGGGCCCAGCTCAGGACCTCGTCGAGCTTGGTCGTGATGATGTTGTCCTCGAACCGGTGGGTGATGGCCCCCATTCGCGACGTCCTTTCTCACTTCAGATAATACTCGGCGTTCTTCGGAATGAAGGCCTGCCACTTGTCGGGCACCTCGTCGAGGACGAAAATCGCCTCGACAGGGCACGCCGGCACGCACGCCCCGCAGTCGATGCACTCGTCCGGGTGGATGTAGAGCATCTCCGCCGTCTCGAACTCGGGCTCGTCCTTCCTCGGGTGAATGCAGTCGACCGGGCAGACGTCGACGCAGGCCGTGTCCTTCGTGCCCACGCAGGGCTCGGTAATGATATACGCCACGCCGTGTGTTCCTCCATCGCCGCCCGAGGGCGGATCTCACATCTGTTGGTGCCGCCAGGCCCGGTTCCGACGACCGGACCGCCCTGCGAGGCCACCGCGGCCCGCCGGCCGCGCGGGTCGCGCCGGGGCTCGGTCCCCGGTGCTCCACTGCGCTGGTCGCCTGAGCCAACGACCTCGCTGCCTCTCGGCGCCACGAGCCACGAGCCGTCCCCACTCACGCCGTCACCGGCAGCGAGGCCGGCGGCAGGTGTCCCAGGCGCACCGACACGAGCCGCGCCAGCTCCCAGGCGTCGCGACTGTCGCCGACGAGCAACTGGCCATCGGTCGCGGCGTGTGCGAACACGCCGACGCGCGCGACCTCGCGCCCCGTGTAGTCGACCACCGGCGCGCACGTGCAATTGAGCCGCTGGGTGCGCCGGCCCTCGCCCGTCGCCCCGAATCGCACCACCACGTCGGCGGCCTGCGCCACATCCGCGGGTCGAGACAGCTTGAGGCAGCTCAACCGGCGGTGCTCCTGGCCCGGCTCGAGATAGAGAGCGCAGTGCACCGGCATCTGCCGGCCGTAGGTCGTGTACATTGCCACCGCATCCGGCCCGGTGCTCCAGACGTAGGTCACTTCGCCGCTCGACGGCACGGCCACGAACGCCCGCGTCCCGGTCCTCAACACGTACTCGCGCACCACGGGGTATGCGTGCAGTCGCAGCTCCGACCGGCCGAGCATCCGGAAGCTCAGGTCGAGCATCTTCAGGGTCAGCCCATAGCGGCCCGTCTCCTCATCCTGGCGAACGTAGCCCCGTCGGCGGAGCACGCCCAGCAGCCGGTGGGCCGTGGGCGGCGGGAGCCGCAGTGCCCGCGCGAGGTCGGAGAGCGACAGCCCCCGCTCGGCCGCGCTGAGGGCCTCACAGATCTCGAGCGCCTTGTCCAGCGAGGTCGTATGGGTCCGCGAGTCGATCCCGTGCGTTGTCCCGACCCTCTGATGATTCCGCATAACGGAATCGAATTCCATACTTCAGAACTATAGAACGGCCAGTGCGCCTCCATCAAGGCCCAAACCGGTCGGCATTCCCCGGCCCGGTCGTGGCGACCTGCTCGGTCACCAACCCGTCGAGGACGTCCAGCGCCCGGTCGACCTCGGCCTCCGTCGTGTAGAAGTGCGGGGCCATCCGGATGCCGGCTCCTGGCCGGGCGTCGATGATCACGTCGTGCTCGATCAGGCGGGCAGCCACGCGGTCGGCCGCGGGCACGTCGAAGGTGACCGTCCCCCCACGCTCGGCGTCGGTGAGCGGAGTCCGCACGGCGTAGCCGCGACGCGCGGCATGGTCGAGCATCCGCCTCGTCAAACGGAGCGAGTGCGCCCTGATGGCCTCGACGCCGACCTCGCCGACGAGGCGGTAGCCCTCGCGGGCCGAATACAGGGCAGGCACGTTGGGCGTTCCGGTCTGGAAACGCTCCGGCGCCGCCGCGTACTCGATGGTGTCGGCCTCGAAGGCGAACGGGCGGGCATGCGCCGCCCACCCGGTCATCGCGGGAGTCAACCGTGGAGCGAGGTCGGGCCGCACGTAGAGGTAGCCGGCGCCAGGCCCGCCGCACAGCCACTTCACCGAACCGCCGACCGCGTAGTCGACCCCGAGCCCCGCGAGGTCGAGCGGCACCGTGCCGGCCGCCTGGTAGACGTCGGCCACCACGTGCGCTCCAGTGGCGTGGGCTCGGGCCACGATGGCTGCGGCGTCCTGGATGAACGCGCTCTTGAACAGGACGTACGAGAACGGCACGAGCACGGTCCGTTCGTCGATGGCCTCGAGCAGCCGCTCGGTGTCGACGCGCACGCCATCGGCCGCGGGCACGATCACGACCTCGGCACCGTAGCGCTCGAAGCCCCGAAACAGGTAGATGTTCGACGGAAACTCGAGCTCGGACATCACGATGCGCCGGCGCCGGCCGTCGTAGCGATAGCACGAAGCCACGATGGCAAGCGTCGCCGCCACGTTCTGGTGCATCGAGATCGTGTCGGGCGTGACGCCGAGCACCGGCGCGAGCAGGTTTCCGGTGGCGCGGCCGAGGTCCCACCATCCCTCGTGCCATGCGCGGACTCCGCGCGACGCCCACGTCGCGGCGAACTCCTGGAGGCTCGCCGCCGTCCGGTTCGGCATGGCCCCGAGCGAGTGGCTGACAAGGTAAGTGCAGGTGGCGAGGATGGGAAACTCGGAACGCCAGCGCAACGGGTCGACCGACCGTGTCATGATGTGTCAGCTTACCCCATGGGCTCTCGCGCGTTCCTCCTGGTCCTCACGTTGTTCGCCGGCACCGTCGCCGCGGCCGCCGGCTGGCTGGCGAGCACCCGCATCGACACCGTGCGCCTCGTCTTCGGGCGCATCACGGTCGATGGCCGGCTGGTGGCCCCCTCGGCCACGTTGCCGCCGGGCGTGACGGTCGAGACGCCTCCGGGCCGTCCCGCGCGGCTCCGGCTGGCGCGCACCGAGGTGCACGTGGCCGGCGACACACGCCTACGGGTGGACGCCGACCCCGACGGTCTTCCTCGTCTCGTCCTCGAACGTGGAAACGTCGACGTGACGGCCATCGAACCACACGCGGTCGTGGCGGCGGGCGGCACCGACATCGACGCGGCCGGCGCGGAGTTCTCGGTGAGACGCCTGCCCGACGGCCGGGCGGTGGTGTCCGCCGTGCGTGGCCGGGTCGTCCTGCGAGGCGGCAGCAGGTCGCTCGAGGTCCCAGCCGGCCTCTCGAGCGTCGTCTA harbors:
- a CDS encoding aminotransferase class V-fold PLP-dependent enzyme, with protein sequence MTRSVDPLRWRSEFPILATCTYLVSHSLGAMPNRTAASLQEFAATWASRGVRAWHEGWWDLGRATGNLLAPVLGVTPDTISMHQNVAATLAIVASCYRYDGRRRRIVMSELEFPSNIYLFRGFERYGAEVVIVPAADGVRVDTERLLEAIDERTVLVPFSYVLFKSAFIQDAAAIVARAHATGAHVVADVYQAAGTVPLDLAGLGVDYAVGGSVKWLCGGPGAGYLYVRPDLAPRLTPAMTGWAAHARPFAFEADTIEYAAAPERFQTGTPNVPALYSAREGYRLVGEVGVEAIRAHSLRLTRRMLDHAARRGYAVRTPLTDAERGGTVTFDVPAADRVAARLIEHDVIIDARPGAGIRMAPHFYTTEAEVDRALDVLDGLVTEQVATTGPGNADRFGP